One window of the bacterium HR17 genome contains the following:
- the cas2 gene encoding CRISPR-associated endoribonuclease Cas2, giving the protein MYVVIVYDVEQSRVAKVCQFLRRFLHWVQNSAFEGELTEAQLERIKAELADLIDPNYDSVYIYRLPDKKWVTKEVLGQAKAITDALLD; this is encoded by the coding sequence TTGTATGTCGTCATCGTTTACGATGTGGAACAGAGCCGTGTGGCGAAGGTATGTCAGTTTTTGCGGCGCTTTTTGCACTGGGTGCAAAACAGCGCCTTTGAAGGTGAGTTGACGGAGGCGCAACTGGAGCGCATCAAAGCGGAGTTAGCTGACCTGATTGACCCGAACTACGACAGCGTTTACATCTATCGCCTGCCCGATAAAAAGTGGGTCACGAAGGAAGTGTTGGGGCAAGCGAAAGCCATCACGGATGCCCTGCTGGATTGA